Proteins encoded together in one Dechloromonas sp. HYN0024 window:
- a CDS encoding SulP family inorganic anion transporter, with translation MKIAFHPKLLDCLPTYTRAQLGKDIAAGITVGVLALPLAMAFAIASGCSPTAGIWTAIVAGLIISALGGSRVQIGGPTGAFIPIIYGIVAIHGFANLMGATILAGIFLLAMGLARMGQLIRFIPVTVVIGFTNGIAVVIFLAQIKDFFGLQIDNLPAEFFHRIKTLAAYADTVDLPTLGLASVCFVFLLSYNRLAQRFALMRRAPGPLVVLIVGTLVSFLFDLPVETIGSRFHGIPQELPDFGLPNLSIHDFGKLISPAITIALLGAIESLLSARVADSQIDDRHDPNQELIAQGLANIAAPLFGGFAATGAIARTTTNVKTGGRTPISGIIHAFVLLGVVLIAAPLASYVPLATLSAIVMVVAINMGEWHQFLELRRYSYNYRVILLATFFVTVVFDLTIAVELGMVLASLFFIYRMSELTRIERLPLTEEADEPQFLYPDGTMRVAAWQLFGSLFFGAVNKLEELLDPREGHPEVVVLDMSRLIQLDTTGLEGLENLRDKLLKRGCTLIVSGLNSQPGSLLYRSGFIDHLGDDNVCPDLSDALKRATILLPNLMGGFEEDY, from the coding sequence ATGAAAATCGCCTTCCACCCAAAGCTGCTCGATTGCCTGCCCACTTATACGCGCGCGCAACTCGGCAAGGATATCGCGGCCGGCATTACCGTCGGCGTTCTCGCCCTGCCACTGGCCATGGCTTTCGCTATCGCTTCCGGCTGCTCGCCGACCGCCGGCATCTGGACGGCCATCGTCGCCGGCCTGATCATTTCGGCCCTGGGCGGCTCGCGGGTACAGATTGGCGGACCGACCGGCGCCTTCATCCCTATCATCTATGGCATCGTTGCCATCCATGGCTTCGCCAACCTGATGGGTGCCACCATCCTCGCCGGCATCTTCCTGCTCGCCATGGGCCTGGCCCGCATGGGTCAACTGATCCGCTTCATTCCGGTTACCGTCGTCATCGGCTTCACCAACGGCATCGCCGTCGTCATCTTCCTCGCCCAGATCAAGGATTTCTTTGGGCTGCAAATCGACAATCTGCCGGCTGAATTTTTCCATCGCATCAAAACCTTGGCAGCGTATGCCGACACCGTCGACCTGCCGACCCTCGGTCTGGCTTCCGTCTGTTTCGTCTTTCTGCTCTCCTACAACCGACTGGCCCAGCGTTTTGCGTTGATGCGCCGCGCACCGGGGCCACTCGTCGTACTCATTGTCGGCACGCTGGTATCCTTCCTGTTCGACCTGCCGGTTGAAACCATCGGCAGCCGCTTCCACGGCATCCCTCAGGAGCTGCCTGATTTCGGCCTGCCCAATCTCTCGATCCACGATTTCGGCAAGCTGATCTCGCCCGCCATTACCATCGCCCTGCTGGGTGCCATTGAGTCGCTGCTCTCGGCCCGCGTAGCCGACAGCCAGATTGACGACCGTCACGACCCCAACCAGGAACTCATCGCCCAGGGCCTCGCCAATATCGCTGCGCCTCTGTTCGGCGGCTTCGCGGCGACCGGGGCCATCGCCCGCACCACCACCAACGTAAAAACCGGCGGGCGGACGCCGATTTCCGGCATCATCCACGCTTTCGTCCTGCTCGGCGTCGTCCTCATCGCCGCCCCACTCGCCTCCTACGTGCCACTGGCTACGCTGTCGGCGATCGTCATGGTGGTCGCCATCAATATGGGTGAATGGCACCAGTTTCTCGAACTGCGGCGCTACTCCTACAACTATCGGGTCATTCTGCTCGCCACCTTTTTTGTCACCGTCGTCTTCGACCTGACCATCGCCGTTGAACTCGGCATGGTGCTGGCCAGCCTGTTCTTCATCTACCGGATGTCGGAACTGACCAGGATCGAGCGCCTGCCGCTGACGGAGGAGGCCGACGAACCGCAGTTTCTCTATCCGGATGGCACCATGCGCGTCGCTGCCTGGCAACTATTCGGCTCACTGTTCTTCGGTGCAGTCAATAAACTCGAAGAACTGCTCGATCCCCGCGAAGGGCACCCGGAAGTCGTCGTCCTCGACATGAGCCGCCTCATTCAACTCGACACCACCGGACTCGAAGGCCTCGAGAATCTCCGCGACAAGCTCTTGAAACGCGGCTGCACACTGATCGTCAGCGGCCTTAATTCGCAACCTGGCTCGCTGCTGTATCGTTCGGGCTTCATCGACCACCTGGGCGATGACAATGTTTGCCCCGATCTATCGGACGCCCTCAAACGCGCCACTATCCTGCTGCCCAACCTGATGGGCGGCTTTGAAGAAGACTATTAA
- a CDS encoding CopG family transcriptional regulator, translated as MENRTARLTILIDPQKKKIFEEICASKDLTSSQVVRRLVREYIIDNAGDRELPAWLKPSGKVAD; from the coding sequence ATGGAGAATCGCACCGCCCGCTTGACCATTCTCATCGATCCACAGAAAAAGAAAATTTTCGAGGAAATTTGTGCTTCCAAGGATCTGACCTCGTCTCAGGTCGTTCGCCGTCTGGTCCGCGAATACATTATCGACAATGCGGGTGATCGCGAGTTGCCGGCGTGGTTGAAGCCAAGTGGCAAGGTTGCCGACTAG
- the metG gene encoding methionine--tRNA ligase: protein MSRKILVTSALPYANGAIHLGHLVEYIQTDIWVRFQKMAGNECWYVCADDTHGTPIMLRAEKEGITPEQLIARVHGEHSRDFAGFGVGFDNYYSTHSDETRDCANDIYLKLRAAGLIETRTIEQYYDPVKQLFLPDRFIKGECPKCGAKDQYGDNCESCGAAYAPTDLKDPYSAISGAKPELRTSEHYFFKLSDPRCESFLRQYTSRDNGVLQNEAANKMQEWLGAPGENKLTDWDISRDAPYFGFEIPDAPGKYFYVWLDAPIGYMGSFKNLCAKNGLDFNEYFKPDSTTELYHFIGKDILYFHALFWPAELAHAGFRTPTKIFAHGFLTVDGAKMSKSRGTFITAQSYLDTGLNPEWLRYYYAAKLSASMEDIDLNLEDFGARVNSDLVGKYVNIASRSAGFITKRFAGQLAPAAADLPAIKGIQEAAGRIAELYEAREFGKAMREIMALTDAANQYVDSVKPWELAKQEGREVELHAACSNALNLFRLLTVLLKPILPVVAGKVEKFLNIAPLAWTDAQSLLAAGHGINPYEHLMTRVDAKLIEKLVEANKESLAPTQEQQSQQRHAEHQQNEVKAESPWEPFCNIDDFMRVDLRIARIANAEHVEGADKLVRLTLDVGNNETRNVFAGIKAAYDPAQLIGRLTVMVANLAPRKMKFGLSEGMVLAASDTAGNTPGIFLLSPDTGAQPGMRVK from the coding sequence ATGTCGCGCAAAATTCTCGTCACCTCCGCCCTGCCCTATGCCAACGGCGCCATTCACCTTGGCCATCTGGTCGAGTACATCCAGACCGACATCTGGGTACGTTTCCAGAAAATGGCCGGCAACGAGTGCTGGTATGTTTGCGCCGACGACACGCATGGCACGCCCATCATGTTGCGGGCGGAGAAGGAAGGCATCACCCCGGAACAACTGATCGCCCGTGTGCACGGCGAGCATTCGCGCGACTTCGCTGGCTTCGGAGTCGGCTTCGACAATTACTACAGCACCCACTCCGACGAAACCCGCGACTGCGCCAACGACATCTATCTCAAGCTGCGCGCCGCCGGCCTGATCGAAACACGGACCATCGAGCAGTATTACGACCCGGTCAAACAGTTGTTCCTGCCTGACCGCTTCATCAAGGGCGAATGCCCGAAATGCGGTGCCAAGGACCAGTATGGTGACAACTGCGAATCCTGCGGCGCCGCCTATGCGCCGACCGATCTCAAGGACCCGTACTCGGCCATTTCCGGCGCCAAGCCCGAACTGCGCACCTCCGAACATTACTTCTTCAAGCTCTCCGACCCACGCTGTGAATCCTTCCTGCGCCAGTACACCAGTCGCGACAATGGCGTCCTGCAGAACGAAGCCGCCAACAAAATGCAGGAATGGCTGGGAGCCCCTGGCGAGAACAAGCTGACCGACTGGGACATTTCGCGCGACGCCCCCTACTTCGGCTTTGAAATCCCCGACGCCCCGGGCAAGTATTTCTACGTCTGGCTTGATGCACCGATTGGCTACATGGGCTCCTTCAAGAACCTGTGCGCCAAGAACGGCCTTGATTTCAACGAATACTTCAAACCCGATTCGACGACCGAGCTGTACCACTTCATCGGCAAGGATATTCTCTACTTCCATGCCCTGTTCTGGCCGGCCGAACTGGCCCATGCCGGTTTCCGCACGCCGACCAAGATTTTCGCGCACGGTTTCCTGACCGTTGATGGCGCCAAGATGTCGAAGTCACGCGGCACCTTCATCACCGCCCAGAGCTATCTCGACACCGGCCTCAACCCGGAATGGCTGCGTTATTACTACGCCGCCAAGCTGTCGGCGAGCATGGAAGACATCGACCTCAACCTCGAGGACTTCGGTGCCCGCGTCAATTCCGATCTGGTCGGTAAGTACGTCAACATCGCCAGCCGCTCGGCCGGCTTCATCACCAAGCGCTTCGCCGGCCAACTCGCGCCAGCAGCTGCCGACCTGCCAGCCATCAAGGGCATCCAGGAAGCCGCGGGACGCATCGCCGAACTTTATGAAGCACGTGAATTCGGCAAGGCCATGCGCGAAATCATGGCCCTAACCGACGCCGCCAACCAGTACGTAGACAGCGTCAAGCCGTGGGAACTGGCCAAGCAGGAGGGCCGCGAAGTCGAGCTGCACGCCGCCTGCAGCAACGCGCTCAACCTGTTCCGCCTGCTCACCGTGCTGCTCAAGCCCATCCTCCCGGTGGTCGCCGGCAAGGTTGAAAAATTCCTCAATATCGCCCCCCTCGCCTGGACGGATGCGCAAAGCCTGCTCGCCGCCGGCCACGGCATCAATCCCTACGAGCACCTGATGACCCGGGTCGATGCCAAGCTCATCGAAAAGCTGGTCGAAGCCAACAAGGAATCCCTGGCGCCGACCCAGGAGCAACAGTCGCAGCAGCGCCATGCCGAACATCAACAGAACGAAGTGAAAGCCGAATCCCCCTGGGAGCCGTTCTGCAACATCGATGATTTCATGAGGGTGGATCTGCGTATCGCCCGCATCGCCAACGCCGAACACGTCGAGGGGGCCGATAAGCTGGTTCGCCTGACACTCGATGTCGGCAACAACGAAACACGCAATGTTTTCGCCGGCATCAAGGCGGCCTACGATCCGGCCCAGCTGATAGGCCGCCTGACCGTCATGGTAGCCAACCTGGCCCCGCGCAAGATGAAATTCGGCCTGTCCGAAGGCATGGTGCTGGCTGCTTCGGATACTGCGGGCAATACGCCTGGCATCTTCCTGCTGTCACCGGATACCGGTGCCCAGCCGGGTATGCGCGTAAAGTAA
- a CDS encoding response regulator transcription factor: MIFAVVEDSRNQAEVLRALLKSEGHQAEVFLDGNSCVEALRDRRFDFFIIDWSLPDIGGDEVLRAVRGKCGWEVPVIFCTGRTDEAAASDILRLGADDFIPKPIRYMEFMARIHVLLRRCQPRPAMQQVGSIEIDLGGRRIMLAGVDVDLTQREFELALILLRNVGRLLSRDELLSTVWALDGGGDTRTVDTHASRLRKRLGLAGESGLMLSSVYGQGYRLDTVQSG; encoded by the coding sequence ATGATTTTTGCAGTAGTCGAAGACAGCAGGAACCAGGCCGAGGTGCTCAGGGCGCTTCTCAAGAGCGAGGGTCATCAGGCCGAAGTGTTTCTGGATGGGAACTCATGCGTCGAGGCGCTTCGGGATCGGCGCTTCGATTTCTTCATTATTGACTGGTCCCTGCCCGATATCGGGGGCGACGAAGTGCTTCGGGCGGTGCGCGGAAAATGCGGCTGGGAGGTTCCGGTAATTTTCTGCACGGGGCGCACCGACGAGGCTGCGGCATCCGACATCCTTCGCCTCGGGGCCGATGACTTCATCCCGAAGCCGATTCGCTACATGGAGTTCATGGCCCGGATTCATGTCCTGCTCCGCCGCTGTCAGCCGCGCCCGGCCATGCAGCAGGTCGGCAGCATCGAAATCGACCTGGGGGGGCGCCGGATCATGCTGGCCGGGGTCGATGTCGACCTGACGCAGCGCGAATTCGAACTGGCGCTTATTTTGTTGCGCAATGTCGGTCGCTTGCTGTCGCGGGATGAATTGCTGAGCACCGTTTGGGCGCTGGATGGTGGGGGTGATACCCGTACCGTCGATACCCATGCCAGCCGCCTGCGCAAGAGGCTCGGGCTGGCCGGGGAGAGCGGTCTGATGCTGTCGTCCGTCTATGGTCAGGGCTATCGTCTGGATACCGTTCAGTCGGGCTGA